CTCCCTCTTCCAAGCCACTGGTTGTTGGTGGAATTCATTTCTACAGCTGTAGGACTGAAGTCCATGCTTTCTTCCCAGCTGTTGTCTGGGATCTCTCTTGGGTCTTAGGAGCCACCCTCATGTCCCTACCATGGGACCCCCGTGGTCTCACAATACCGCAGCTTCCATCTTCAGGCCACCAGGGAAGTCTCGTGGCTACTGTGGGGTCTTATGTAAGACAATGTCATCATCTTCACAGCTCCCACCACACTCAAGGGAAAGATTACAAAAGGTGAGTGCCAgcggggggcggtggctcacgcctgtaatcccagcactttgggaggccgaggtgggcggatcatctgaggtcaggagtttgagaccagcctgaccaacatggagaaaccccgtctctactaaaaatacaaaattagccaggtgtggtggcacatgcctgtaatcccagctactccgaggcctgaggcaggagaatcgcttgaacctgggaggaggaggttgcagtgagccgagattgtgccattgcactccagcctgggcgacaagagcgaaactccgtctcaaaaacaaaaacaggcggGGCaaagtggctcaagcctgtaatcccagcactttgggaggctgagacgggcggatcatgaggtcaggagatcgagaccatcctggctaacatggtgaaaccccgtctctactaaaaaatacaaaaaactagccgggcgaggtggcaggcgcctgtagtcccagctactccggaggctgaggcaggagaatggcgtgaacccgggaggcggagcttgcagtgagctgagatccagccactgcactccagcccgggcgacagagccagactccgtctcaaaaagaaaaaacaaaaacaaacaaacaaacaaacaaaaaccccaaaaaaccaaaaGGTGAGTGCCTCTTAGGGCCATCTTAGAATTTAGCCCATCACCCGCATCCAGGTTCATGAACAAGGCCCTGTCCAGTGGCCATGTCCCCTGTCTAATGCTCAATGTTTTGTTAGCACCAGCGCGATGCCTCCATCACCTTGTGCTGGAGCAGCCTCTTTGAAGCTGGGTCCCATTCCTGGTATTCACACCCTTGAGTGACTTGTTTCTACCCAGTAGAGCATGGCAGGGCTTATATCCATGGCTCCCACAATGACATCACATTGTGAGGTCCCTGTTGTGTTAGTGACTCACTCTAGAATCTTACTCTCCTTATTGGCTTTGAAGATGCAAACTGCCATGAGTCCTACAGCTGCAAGGGAATGCATTCTGCAGACAGTCTGAGCTGTCAGCTTGCTCTGATAAACACGTTAAGATTTAGGCAACTGCAGTGATCAGCGGTTATCATTTATGTATcaacttctctttttatttttcatttccttttcttttatttatttatttatttatttatttttgagatggagtctcactctgttgctcaggttggaggaCAGTGACattatctcgactcactgcaacctccacctccctggtcaagcgattctcctggctcagtcccctgagaagctgggactacagatgcacaccaccatgctcagctaatttttggatttttagtagagacagggtttcatcatgttggccaggctgatcttgaactcctgacctcaggtgatccacccacctctgcctcccaaagtgttgggattacaggcatgagtcactgcacctggtcttatctatttatttatttttttgagacagggtctcactctgtcacccagcctggactgcagtggtgatatcacagctcactgcggccttgacatcccaggctcaagtgatcctcctacctcagcctccctagtagctgagaccacaggcacgcaccccCATGCTTgaccacttttttttgtttgcttgttttttgttttgttttttcttttttttttttttctaaccttttTCTCCCAAGGCTCCATTATCCAGactattctgtatattttttgtagagttacggtatcaccatgttgcccaggcgtgtcttgaactcctagactcaagggatactcctgccttggtctcccaaagtgctgggattacaggcttgagacactgtgccaggcctcaatttctctttttaaaccaCAGGGTGTGGTAATAGAATTTGAGTTTATGCTgtaacagcagagttgagtaacTTTAAGTTATGGCTCCAAAAATGACATCTAATGcattttaacatgaaaatattgCATGAAATTGACTGGATCGAGAAAACACTATTTTCTAGGCAAAACTGTGGTCTGCAAAGTGTGTCTTAAGCTAGGTCAAAGACATGGGGGATACCATTTTTGAGGAATTGTGAAATCCAAATGTACAGCAGATTTTGTTCTAATTTATGTCCTTGGTGCACCTGCTCTAAGAAGTTTTGGCAATTTCCCCTTTTGGAGGATCCCCATCTTTAGCTGGTAGTGCCCTGGATGCAGCTATACACAAAAATACAgtttataggctgggtgtgggagctcacacctgtaatcccagcactttgggagactgagcaggaggatcacttgagcttgggagttcaagaccagcctgggcaatagactctacaaaaaatatcttaagaatattagcctggtgcggtggtacatgcctgtggtcccagcaactagAAAGGATGAggtggggccaggcgcagtggctcacccctgtaatcccagcacttaaggaggctgaggcgggcagatcacctgaggtgaggagttagagaccaggctgggcaacatggtgaaaccccaactctactgaaagtacaaaaattagccaggcgtggtggcgggtgcctgtaatcccagctacttaggaggctgaggcaggagaatcgctttcactcaggaggcagaagttgcagtgagccgagatcacactgcactccagcctgggcaacaagagcgagactttgtctcaaagaaaaaaaaggaaaggctgaggtgggaggatcgcttgagcctgggaggatgagACTGCAGTGCgccattatcatgccactgcactccaaactgagtgacagagggagaccctgtctcaaaaaataaaaatacaaaaaaaaatttataaaattacatttttgtccTCCAGACAAATATGTTTGTGAAGATGAATATATCTACTAATGAATACATTTCCTGGTTTTTGTTTCGTTtcattttgagatagagtctcgctctcttgcccaggctggagtgcaatggtgcaatctcggctcactgcaacctccacctcccgggttcaagcgattctcctgcctcaacctcccaagtagctgggattacaggcacccaccaccatgcctgcctaactaactgtgtatttttagtagagatggggtttcaccatgttggctgggctggtctcgaactcctgacctcaagtgatccacccacctcagcctcccaaaatgctgggattccaaatgtgagccactgcacccagcttctgCTTGTTAACATATGAGATTAGTGTAAactaggggttggcaaacttgttctgtaaagggccagttagtaaatatttgtgggcCATGTTGGTTTCTGTTGCAGTAATTCAAGCCTGCCATTGTAAGCACAAAAGCGAGAGCCATAGACAATGTGGAAATTTTGTGGCacgaaagcagccatagataatacgtaaatgaatgagtgtggttgtgttccaataaaacttcataGGTGCTAAAATTTggattttctgtaattttcatgtcatcatatatatatatatatttgttgccatatatatgtatttatagctacagggtctcactatgttgctcaggctgaactcagactcctgggctcaagcaatcctcctgcctcatcctccagagtagctggtactacaggtacacaccaccatgctctgccTGATATTTTTAaccatgaaaaaatataaaaatcattattaGTTCAGAAGGCCGTGCAAAGATAGGCAGGTGGCCGAATTTGGCCTGAGAGCTGTAGCTTGCTGACCGCAGATCTAAGTATCTACTGGTTAAATGAAGGTAATCTAAAACCTGCCCCATCTTGAGATTACTTGTtacaaccaattttttttttcttatctggaTTTCTTCAGAGTGGGCTGTGACAATAACTCACATACTCCAGTTTGCTTGAAAACACTCATAAATAATCTGGAAGGCAAAAGAAGTAATCTTGGCTCCTTCTATTTCCGCTATATCGAAAGCTGAGAGTtaagacaaaaagcaaaatgttCAAGGACCTTTTACAAGAGGTCCACCTCCTACACATGGAGAAAATCATCTGTGTAGGGAGGATCCTGAAAGTCTTGTACAAATAATGGGAGTGGACTTTGTGGTTGGCAAGGAAGGTGGCAGCGATTTAGGACTTCTCTGTCAGGCACCAGAAGTTTGGACTGAAGTGAAACAAAGGAATTTCCATGGTGTCCCACAGCTAACTGTTCTCTCCAGACACGCCCAGGTGTGTCTACGAAACCATCAGGttggccatttatttatttatttatttatttatttatttatttattatttttttgagatggagtcttgctctgttgccaggctggagcacagtggtgcaatctcggcttactgcaacctccgcctccggggttcaagccactctcctgccccagcctcccaagtagctgagactacaggcactcgccaccacccccaactaatttttgtattttaagtaaagacagggtttcaccacgttggccaggatggtctcgatctcttgacctcgtgatctgctcgcctcagcctcccaaagtgctgggattacaggcgtaagccaccatgcccggccatatgTTGGCCTTTTAAATGAGGAAAGATGGGCTCAGGGGTCAGTAGGGGCCTTACAGCCCTAAGTATGTGCAGAGTCAGCCACACTAACATGCAAAATATCCACATTTTAAATAAGTATGATAAAGTACATATCAACTGATTGGGGAGCCCCTGGTTAGCACATCTGTATCCAAAACCCCAATGATATAGAAAGCATGActtgtttttcccttctttttctaatttaaaaataatagagaaggaatctcactatgttgcccagggtggtttcaaactcctggactcaagcaatcctcccgccttggcttcccaaagtgctaagattacaggtgttagccaccgtacccggcctctcccttttcctttttttttttttttttttttttttgtttgagacggagtcttgctctgtcgcccgggctggagtgcagtggccggatctcagctcactgcaagctccgccgccgggtttacgccattctcctgcctcagcctccggagtagctgggactacaggcgcccgccacctcgcccggctagttttttgtatttttagtagagacggggtttcaccgtgttagccaggatggtctcgatctcctgacctcgtgatccgcccgtctcggcctcccaaagtgctgggattacaggcttgagccaccgcgcccggcctctcccttTTCCTTAATCCAACTATTGACAAATGTAACTGCTAGTTTGGAAGAAGGAAAAGTCAATAATACATGGAACCTTTGAAATGCAATGAGTGAAAGGACTCTTGTGAGAGAATCAGATGACTCTAGAATACACCCCTCCTAACTGAAtcattttaccatttaaaaactATCATTAAAGCCGTCTTTTGTAATATATCAAAGATAAAAAGCAGTTCTGTATCTTGCACAGATAGATACTGTAGAGAACAAGAGTTTGTATGGAAACAACGTCAGCATCTTATCCCAGATTTCCCTAGCTCCGTCATCCACCCACGGCCATTGCACAGAAGCACGAGCTCATCACATACTATTATGTAGCTTTCACCACCCACAGCTCTAGAGGACATGagagaggcaaaaacaaaaccatcacTGCTATGGCTGCTGGTCTCACATTCACTTTTTCTtcaagtgaaaaagagaaaagaagcaagatCTCAAACGTGGAAGTTCTTTTCTTCAGaatacttttattgatttgcatacagtTTGTCAACACAACTTTTTTCTCTCCTACTTTGACACACAAATCCATTCAGCTAGAGCTTTGTTCTTCCCATATGTCATAGATCGTGAGATGGTGTGGATTTGCAGGCATCTCTGAACTTTGAAGCCTGAGGTTACTGACATTGCCTGTTGCCATGGCACCTTTAAGATGCCGCACTTTGTACACAAACCTCACAAGCTCCACCTCGAGTTCGTGTAAGGTATTGAATGTACAGTCTTTGAAAAGAGaagcattttgatttttctttagtgGAGTGCGAAATGAGAAGCATCGAAGGCCAGGAGGACTCTGCTCCTGTCGAGAAAGATATTCAAGGTCAGTAATATGATGGACTTTGCTGGTTTTGACACAGTTCCAAGAGAGTTGGGCTCATTTAAGAAAAGATGGTTCTAGCATTGCTTGAGTGCAGGCATTGGCAGACTATGGCCAAATTTGGCCCTccacctgcttttgtaaataaagttttattggcacacgtTCATGCTCACTCATCTGTATATTGTTTAAGGCTGCTTCATGTTACAGCAGCAGACTTGAGTAGTTGCAAGGAAGACTATACTGCCCATAAAGCTGTAAATATtcactctctggccctttacagaaaaagtttgccaatccccCCTCCAACCAGTTTGGGCACAAGATCATGAAATGCTGGGTCTTTCTAGGGGAGAAcatgctttctttccctttctctttctacttGAAAGAGTTGTTTATGGTCACTTTGAGGCCCAGCTGTTGCTACTTTACACCTttatctcttgtttttgtttgttgttttgagacacagtttcactctgtcacccaggctggcatgatcttggctcaccccaacctccgcttcctgggttcaagcaattcttttttttttttttttttgtgagacggagtcttcctctgtcacccaggctggagtgcagtggcatgatctcagttcactgcaacctctgcctcccgggttccagcgattctcctgcctcagcctcccaagtagctgggattacaggcacctgccatcatgcccggctaatttttgtatttttgtagagacggggtttcatcatgttggccaggctggtcttgaactcctgacctcaggtgatccacccgcctcggcctcccaaagtactgggattacaggcatgagccaccacctctggcccaggttcaagcaactcttacgcctcagcctcccaagtagctggaactacaggtgcccactatcatactggctaatttattttcttttttgagacagagtctcacttacccacgctggagtgcagtggcatgatctcagctcactgcaacctctgcctcccaggttcaagtgattctcctgcctcagtctcctgagtagctgggattacaggtgtgtgccaccacacctggctaatttctgtatttttttttttttggagacagagttttgctcttgttgcccaggctggagtgcaatagcgcgatttcagctcaccacaacctctgcctcccgggttcaggcgattctcctgcctcagtctcccgagtagctgggattacaggcatgccccaacacgcccgactaattttgtatttttagtagagacgaggtttctccatgttggtcaggctggtcttaaactcctgacctcaggtgatccttccacctcggcctcccaaattgctgggattacaggcgtgagccaccgtgcctggccttttttttttttttttttttgagacggagtctctgtcacctgggctggagtgcagtggctccatctcggctcgctgccacttctgcttccagggttcaagtgattctcctgcctcagcctcccgagtagctgggattacaggcgcccgccactacacccagctgtttttgtattgttagtagagacagggtttcaccatgttgcccagctggtcttgaactcctgaccttgtgattcacccgcctcagcctcccaaagtgctaggattacaggtgtgagccaccgcacctggactaatttctgtatttttagtaaagacgaggtttcatcatgttggccaggctggtctcaaactcctgatctcaagtgatccacctgcctccaccttccaaagttctgggattacaggcatgagtcactgtgcctggcctacacatTTATCTCCTTACAGAAGTCTCATATTTTGTTGGGATGATACCATTTCCATTTAGCTCAGGAATTTGCAGTAAGTCAAACActaggaaaaatgtaaaaagcaaggGGGAACAGTGAATCTGGCCCTGTGAATAATTCTGACCTTCTAAAACACAccataagttcttttttttttttgagacagtgtctcacttagttgcccaggctgaagtgcagtggtatgatctcggctcaccacaacctctgcctccagggttcaagccattctcctgcctcagcctcctgagtagcagggattacaggcacatgccaccatgcctggctaatttttgtacttttagtagagacgaggtttcaccacgttggccaggctggtctcaaactcccgacctcaggcaatccacctgccctggcctcccgaagtgatgggattacaggcatgaaccaccacgcctggctgagttCTTGAATCTATCCTACATTTGAAAAAATCCATCTAACAGGAGGAACTCTGAGCCAATAAGCTAAAGGTCATCTTCCACTGTTTGTCCCAGTATCTGTGGATCTGGGGACTATTGTCTTCATAAGGATACATCAGGATTGCCAACTTTGCCCAGAACCATGAGGTCAGTTCATTTTACCCAACGGTACCACCTAGACTCACTAGAACATCCGTTTCCCTGAGATTCCTGAGATTGAATCAATAGAAACATGGAGCCATCCTTACCTTATTCTTCTTACTGTCTCTTTGATACTTCAGTATCACAAACAGCACAACAACAAACCAAAGCCAGAGCCATTTGCTCCCAAGCCAGCCTTGGGCGTGCTCTGGTAGATTCTGCCGAATCCGAAAGTGCCCTCCGCACGGCACCTTCCCCTGGGGTTCGCTAGTTTTCTCTCTCAGAAAAGAGAACATAGAGGCATAGCTGCAGGTGAGGCACAGAAGCAGGACCAGGAACCATTTCAGCGTCCACATGGTGGGCAGAGATGGGGAAGGGAGATGCTCATAATGGGTTTGCTTGTCCTCGCAACTGGGAGACTGGGCACCTGGTGCCAGGCCCTTGGTGATGTCACAGAGGCCCTGAGCTGAGGCCACCCTGGCCATTGTGATGATTTCAGGACAGAGGTTAATGGGGCTCACAGGGGTCGCCCAGGAGGAGGACTCAAAGGGAGATGGGGGCATTTCCAGCAGGCAGTAAGAGAGAGAGGATGGGGTAAGAGAGAGAGGATGAGCATGACGGGGTGCCAATTCCCTGCCAGGGGACTCTTTCCAACCCTGGAGCTTTGCTGGGAGAGGCCatcatgtttctgtttttcatttgtttgatgCAGACATTGTGATGAGCAGAGGGAGATGCCATGTGCCCCATGGAGCTGAGTTAAACGGCAGAGAAAGATATTAAACCACAGGCTACCTACAAACTCAAAATACCTATGTGTTTTGTTTGGCCTACATTGTTTCTAAGAATTATTTGTCAGTACTTAAATGTTGCGGTGGGGGCGTTTCACTTTCAAAGTTCAGGTTTCTGGCCTCCTTTGAAAATATGagagtgtggccgggcgcggtggctcacgcctgtaatcccagcactttgggaggctgaggcgggcagatcacgaggtcaagagatcgagactatcctgtccaacatggtgaaactccgtctttactaaaaatacaaaaattagctggatgtggtggcacacgcctccctacttgggaggctgaaacaggagaattgcttgaacccaggaggcagaggttgcaatgagccgagatcgcgccactgcactccagcctggcaaaaaaaaaaaaaaaaaaaaaaaaagaacgaaagaaaacagaaaacgaaaagaaaagaaaatatgagagtTCTGGAAGCACTGGGCCCACACTGTCATAGAACCAGTCTCCTGCTGGAGCCAAGTGAAATCATCCATCCTGTGGCCATATTGCCTCCACGGTCCTCACCACTCCCTATTACCCCACACCATCATTGACAGCAGCAGTATGTGCCTGCCTTGGGTTAAGAGTACACTTTggagccgggcctggtggctcacacctgtaatcccagcttttgggaggccaaggcgggcagatcacccgaagtcagaagttcaaggccagcctggccaacatggtgaaaccccatctctgctaaaaatacacaaattagccgggcgtggtggcatgtgcctgtaatcccagctacttgggaggctgagataggagaatcacttgaacctgggaggcagaggttatagttagctgagatcgcaccactgcactccagtctgggcaacagagtaggtctcagtttccaaaaaaaagaaaaaaagactatccattgggccaggtgcagtggctcaattacacctgtaatcccagcactttgggaggccagggtgggcagatcacctgaggtcaggagttccagaccaatctggccaacatggcaagaccccgtctctactaaaaatacaaaaattagccaggtgtggtaatgtacgcctctaatcccagctacttgggaggctgaggcaggagaatcatttgaacctgaggcagaggttgcagtgagctgagattgagacactctactccagcctgggtgacagagtgagactgtgtctcagaaaagaaagaagagtataGTTTGATTAAAATTGTGataagaggccgggcgcgatggctcacgcctgtaatctcagcactttgggaggctgaggcgggcggatcacctaaggtcgagagttcgagaccagccaagccaacatggagaaaccccgactctactaaaaatagaaaaaaattaactgggcatggtggtgcatacctgtaatcccagctactcgggaggctgaggcaggagaattgcttgaacctgggaggcagaggctgcggtgagctgagatcgcgccattgtactccagcctgggcaacaagagcgaaactcccatctcaaaaaaaaaaaaaaagaaaagaaaaaaaattgcgaTAAGAACAGGAAGCTTTAGAGCCTAGCACGAGGGGACTGCTCCAAACTAGGTTATGCAGGAAGAGTGTCCAGAAAAAGATGGTTGAGTAGAGGAGGGGAGATGATTAGGAGTTGGTGGGTAAAATGGGAAGGGGCTGAATCCCCTAAGTGAATAGGAACAGCCGGCTTGACAACTGAGGCCAAGGCTGGGAACAAACCTTGGACTCCACAGTATACCAGAACCCATGAGTTCTTTAAAATGACATGAAACAAGAAATCCTGGGTGCTGGAACGCACGGCTTGTACTTGTTCCCCTGGGTCATCTGTAGAGCTCTCTTCCTGAGGAAGGCTCTGATTCGCAGATTTACTCCCAAGGAGCAGAACTTTATGCTGCATAAGAAATAATCAAGGGTCTGCTGGGCACCCTCGCTGTGGCTTAAATTGTGCTGAGCTCTGTGGAGTGACAAAGAAGTTCTACAAGCtgtggccaggggcagtggctcatgcctgtaatcccagcacttgggaggccaaggtgggcagatcatctgaggtcaggacttcaagaccagcctggccaacatggcgaaacactgtctccactaaaaatactaaaaaaaaaaaaaaaattagccaagtgtggtgttgcatgcctgtaatctcagctactcgggaggctgaggcaggagaatcgcttgagtccaggagttgca
This window of the Rhinopithecus roxellana isolate Shanxi Qingling chromosome 13, ASM756505v1, whole genome shotgun sequence genome carries:
- the FAM209B gene encoding protein FAM209B, which translates into the protein MPPSPFESSSWATPVSPINLCPEIITMARVASAQGLCDITKGLAPGAQSPSCEDKQTHYEHLPSPSLPTMWTLKWFLVLLLCLTCSYASMFSFLREKTSEPQGKVPCGGHFRIRQNLPEHAQGWLGSKWLWLWFVVVLFVILKYQRDSKKNKEQSPPGLRCFSFRTPLKKNQNASLFKDCTFNTLHELEVELVRFVYKVRHLKGAMATGNVSNLRLQSSEMPANPHHLTIYDIWEEQSSS